The genomic interval CGGCTTATTCTGCTGCGGGCAAAGAAGCCGCGGGAAAAGTTCCTCTTATCCCAAGGCTTCTTTTTTGTTGCCTTTTTTACCATATGGAGGAGAATTCGGTTGCAGGAAGAGCATATTATTGTTGCTGGTCTAAACGAGGCTGGCCAATCATTTATACGAACTTTACAGTTTCATCAATTTAAATTTATCGTTTTGACCAATAGCAAACAGGAACAAAAACAGCTTCGCAAGCAGGGCATCAGCAATGTTTTGTATATCAATACGAATGATCGTCAAAGTTGGAATGTTCCTTCGATGAACATTAGCGAGGTATTTATATTCGAGAGCAGCTTGGCGCTTAGCTGCCGCTTTGTACAGTGCTGCAGAGCTTGGACCTCTAAGTCGATTTACGTCATTACACAGCAGTGGAATCCAAGGGCTATTTACAAGGGGCTCGGAGCGGATCATATCGTATTCTCTCATACCGGTGAAGTCGGTTTTCTATTAAGCAACAAATAATGCAGGAGGGGTTTACATGCAGGATTTTTATATGTTCGGGGCGTTGTTAGCTAGCTTCGGTTTATTTTACGGATTTTTAACTTGGTGCTCCAGTGTTATTGAGAAAACAGGG from Paenibacillus sp. FSL K6-3182 carries:
- a CDS encoding NAD-binding protein, giving the protein MQEEHIIVAGLNEAGQSFIRTLQFHQFKFIVLTNSKQEQKQLRKQGISNVLYINTNDRQSWNVPSMNISEVFIFESSLALSCRFVQCCRAWTSKSIYVITQQWNPRAIYKGLGADHIVFSHTGEVGFLLSNK